TCTTAGTCATTATGTTATACTGCCAGGAGAACTATATAATTTTGATGGAAGGAAGGTGAAAACCTCCCAGAGGAAGTGACCTTAGGAAGAAAGAGTACAGGTTATTCCACGAAGAGGAAATAATATAAACCAAAGACATTAGGGATAAAAATGTATGGCATATTCAGAGCATAGGTAATGTAGTAAGACAAAGGAGGGTTAGGGGAATACTTTGAAAGGCTTTAAATGGCAAgttaattttaaactttattctgaAAGTAGTTTTTTAAGCAGAAATGGGACATGATACAGTTGTgagaaactgggaaaaatataGCAGCAGAGACTGGAGTAGAGGATATTGATCAAGGAATTAGAGTAATAATGGCCAAAAATAATCAGGGCTTGAACTAAAACATTGAGGGTGCAGAGGTTCTAAAAAATACTGCAAAGGAGTTAATTTTAATTCAGCAGCATTCAGTGAGAAtcagctatgtgccaggcactggggatgcaatGGTCGGTAAACATGTCCCTGCTACCATGCAACTTTCCAGTTTATTGGTtacgtttttcttttcttttttttttttttttttagcaatttttGGTTAAATTCTACCTAAATAATTCTGAATTACTAGTAAACTTTCTTTTTGGCTGAAAAAGTAATCCTGTGAATTTCAGAAGGCAGTTaataagaaactaaaagaaaaccaaaataccaCCAGAAAGGCTAGTAAAATTTGTTATATGCATTAGCCTTAATctgaggaaatattttattataggtCTCCTTgaagaaaatgatattttcaggAATGCTCAAGCAGGTGTTCTCATCAGCACTAATAGTCATCCAGTCTtaaggaaaaacagaatatttgatGGATTTGCTGCaggtttgtattttcttttgttacctgtagCTTGTTTTCTGTACATTGAAGTGTTTGGTTTTTAGTATATCAGTTCTTTTGCTTAATAAGTAAAGGTGTGCAAAGTATGCTGCAAAAGTGGCTGAATGCCTGTCTATTAACAGTTGCTTATGAGAGCACCTAATCCAAGTTCTGGATACTTCCACTCAGCCAACCTTTATAACATTGCTCTTGCTGTTcattaattatgaaatattgaGATAGAATAAATGCAGGCTTGTACTGGCATTAGGAATACAGATAAATTCAAGCCCTCTGGCTTCCCAAacagaacttttgttttttttaatcttgataaGTGAAATCTAAGTAACTTACATTTCAACTTTTTGCTGGTGGAGACAGTTACTTTTAGTTGTTCCAAATAACCATCTAGTGCCTTTTCTCTTCAGTAGGTAAACTAGCTGCTACCTAAACATACTTCTGGACACTATCCTCTTCTACTTGGTttgcaaagaaattttaaaatgtcattattaatAAGTAGTAAGTTATGAACCATCTGTATCATTCCTTCCTTTAGCAAGGATAGTGGACTATTAACAGTGGAAAGTGAATGTTACTgtaattcaaataaacatttatattttattcttagatGTTAAAATTGTTAATAGACTTTTTATGTAAAAGAACTAGTTTACTACATTTGTTGTATTTCAGGTTTCTTTTAAGAAACTATATAAAGTGATGCATCTACTGTTTGTAAATTTTACTTCAGGTATTGAAATTACAAATCATGCAACTGCAACACTAGAAGGCAATCAGATTTTTAACAACCGGTTTGGAGGCTTATTTTTAGCATCTGGTGTTAATGTGACAATGAAAGGTATGTTGTAGTCTGTTCTGCCTGTACATACACAAAATGTGCCATGAAAAGATATAATCAGAAGCCCCTGTTAATTCAATAACTTGCTTCCTTCTGGCACTATCTACAAAGTTAGCATTAACTCAAGAGAACTATTTTGAAAGTGTTGACTTGTTCTAAATAGTTGGAATATCTTGCACAAGAAGATCCATTTCTATTCTTAGCTGTTTTTTACTTCATTGGTTAGCCTCttttaaagcacttaaaaaatgACTATTAGAATAGTCATAtaatctatatttctatcttaaGTTTTTATCCTCtagaattttacttattttttcttctgttacagATAACAAAATAATGAACAATCAAGACGCCATAGAAAAGGCTGTTAGTAGAGGCcaatgtttatataaaatatcaagtTATACCAGCTATCCCATGCATGATTTCTACAGGTATATTTCTAAGTTATTTGTGAGTCTTGAAAAGGGGGAGATAGTGATTTTTCTATTCTAAACTGGCAAGACCTAGCATTTTCAGACCTCTTTCCCTTAAATATATTAGCTAAGACAGTAAATTGGGTGTTTGTCAATGGAATGAGAATGTAACTGAAAATTTTCTAACTGTTCACATTGAGTTCTGTGATCAGTCTACTTCAGGATCCTGTGTTGGGaccataaataatgaaaaatgttaataCTGCAGTAACTATAGATATCACTGGAAATGTGGAACACAATGATTCTATTGTTTTCCTAGGAGTTTCAAAGGAAAGCTGTCTTTAAGTATTCCATATATCCTAGTCGCTGTGAGTGGATTTTTACTCCCCTCTCCCCTAAAGTGTTTCAAGTAAAGATCTGAGgaccttaatttttttaaatgaaagtttcaACTGCCTTTCTACAACTTACAAGTCGTTTTCCTCAGAAGACACAAGACAACGAGAGAGTCACTTATTCCCTTCTTCAAGTCCCTTTTCAGAATTAATCTGGGCTGGAGCCACAAAATTTTTTTGGTCCTCTTTTCTTGGAAGCCAAAGGTCACAGAGTAATATATAAACAAAGTgcaattattttgaataaataacatGTTCGAGAAAAATAATGTAAGCTTTTGCTTTTTAGATGTCACACTTGTAACACCACAGATCGAAATGCCATATGTGTGAACTGCATTAAGAAGTGCCATCAGGGACATGATGTAGAATTTATTAGACATGATAGGTATGTAGCACACTTGCTTGCTGTATTTCCCAATTATTTTCCCCCTTCACTTTCCTAATttttgggttttcattttgctttaggTTTTTCTGTGACTGTGGTGCTGGAACACTGTCTAATCCTTGTACATTAGCTGGTGAGCCTACACATGATACAGACACACTATATGACTCTGCTCCACCTATAGAATCTAATACATTGCAGCACAACTGAATTCCTTCCCTAAAGAAAATGTCCTGCCATTCTAACATCataacttaaaacattttttttggaagaagatttaaaatatttgcccATGCTACAGGAAGAGACTGTATTAAAAATGGATACACGAGGTCAGTTGACACTATGAAGCTCAAGCTACCAAAAAGAAAGTGGCAATATATTGACTCAGGATCTCAAAGCTGGGTGTTTTAGCATTACTGTGTAAAGACTTTTGAAGGGACAGAAGTGAAGAAAATAAGCTGCAATTTTGTACAGATACCAACTTCTGAAAAAAAGCTGGTGTTTTTACAACTAGCATTGAATGCAGTCCAATTTGCAGTAGTACTCTTCAATAGACAAGCAGCTTTGTTGCTGCCTTTATGGACATGGGTACCAATTGCTTTTGTAATATGGTAAAAATGTGAGCTAGCACTTCTgcgtttcttttgattttttttaacatgtattCAGATTGAGAAATATGATTTTAATGCTTTAATCTcatgtagttttgtttttaatttcaagcaAAATCTTATTGTACTTGAATGTGCCCTGTTTTGTTAGCACACCTAGACTTGCTGTAACTGTACTCATGTCCCAGTATGTACGTTCTTTctatgaaagagaaaacactaaTCTTAAATTATATCCAGCAATGTTTCTGGTATCCTTTAAGAAAAGTTAAGActtatttccttcccttccctgtgcaGCATTCAAAATCACCCCTAGAAAAAGTGAGTGTTTTAATGAGACTTCCTAGGAAGGGATGCACTGTAAAACAAAAGTATTCTTGTAACTCAGTTTTGTGAAAGGTAAAAACTACTATGTTTTAAAGTACACTttagaaagtctcttcaaaacaGTCCTGTATTTGAACTCTGTTCATAGTTTTTTTTTGAACAGTTTAGACAAACTGCTGGAAATTAAAGCAATTTCCTGCATTAAGCTGAGACAAGTATATATACAGCCCTATACAGTTTCATAGCTTCCCCTTACCCCCATTTATGTGTATTGGTGACAGTGGGTATAAACAGCCTGAAAGTGTATGCATGTACCATAACATCTAGACTTAATATATTGTGGAGTATTCAATAACCATTATGTAGAAGGTAGATAAGAATTAAAAGGGTTTAATTTcctagaaagaaaatggaaaaatggtcatttttaaaaaataaagtttattagaTCATAATGTTGTCTGAATTTAccacctttgtcaaaagtcaatgcAAAGCTTCCAATGTAGTCTACAATTCCTGAATCAAAGTCAGCAACTTATGGACACCTTCAGCATCTACAGATGACCTTTCACTAGCCAGGCAAACTtcccttaaaaaaagaagaaagaaaagttaaggtTCACTTGTCTTATAGTGCATCATGCCATCCCTGTTTACTGTTTTAATAAGATCAGCTGCATGGCAAAATCATATCCAATTATAATTACCGAAATAATCGCAGTGACTGAGTCATCTTCTcaaattctcttgcttttctatGTCCTTTTTGAATAACCTCCTCTGGAATATTCGCAAGCCTTGCTGCATTAAAGCCATAACTTTTAGGACAAGCTCCCTTAATGAATTTATAGAGGAAGGTAATAGTCTCCTGGCTGGGATCTTCACATTCATTTTCTACCATACATgcctaaaaagaattttattagtTATATTCATGTGCTAGCAATGCAAGTACCCAACTTGACTCCCTCAAACACCTAAACAACTTTTGAATAAACAATTTGCACATACCATGTGTCCTAGGCGCACTGCAACATTTTGAGAATAATCTTCAACCAATGAATGGTAGTGGGTAGAAAACAGTGTACGACACTTTATATTCTCAGCAAGTTCTTTAACAACTGCATTTGCTATTGCTGTCCCATCAAATGTTGCAGTACCTCTTCCtgtaaaagtaaaatacacataaactaTATATTATACGATCTGCCTTATACCAAAAAGGATGTACCCTTACAAAGGAATAcaaaaaaggaggggggagggTAGAAAAGTAACATCAGTTAATACATAGAAAAGCCTTCTGTAAATGGGCCCTGTTTAGATAACCAGGTCTCCTTACCAAGAGTACCTCCTAATAAGTAGCACTGATCTTATAATATGAGGATAATGACAATACTTATTGGATAGTAACAATTTTAATAGGATTAAGAAGTTAATAAAGACCTTTCATATTATCTCATCTGTAAGTATGGGTCCCTGGCACACAGGTGAGtacattcatattctttttttttttaagagttgtCCTTCAGACCATGttccagaaaattattttttgtcctAATGTTTTAGAGATATCCTTCCAATACAAAttttagggccggcccagtggcgcagtggttaagtgtgcacgttccgcttcttggtggcctggggtttgccggttcagatccctggtgcagacatggcaccacttgacaaaagCTATGctctggtaggtgtcccacatacaaagtagaggaagatgggcatggatcttagctcagggccagccttcctcagcaaaaaaatgaggaggattggcagtagttagttcagggctaatcctcctcaaaaataaagaaagaaattttaatatcttACCTAATTCATCCACAAGCACCAGAGAATGTGCTGTTGCATGTGTAAGTATACTAGCAGTTTCACTCAATTCAACAAAAAATGTActttcacctaaaaaaaaaaatcacaaatgggTGATGTTTTAAGAATCCTTAACAGTAGATTCATCTTTTAGGTTCATATAATTTGAATCTATCATGAACTACTCAGTGGTACTAAAGGTTAAATCTTGCATTTTAAATGCTAGAAGTAATGTTTGCAACTCTGAAAGCATTCTGCTTTGTTTGTACAACAAACATCAAATTTAAATGGCTCATACAAATTTAGAGGCAGatgtatttatcatttaaaatatagaaatgaattGTCAAATGCAGGCTTGGGGGGGAGACTCACCTGACATTATTCTGTCTGAGGCACCAAGTCTAGTAAAGACTCTATCAATTGGTGTGAGCCTACACACTTCAGCAGGTACATAACAACCCATCTGGGCCATTACAGCTAATAGGCCAGCCTGTTGAATGAGGGAGGAAAAAGGTCTTTTATGGCTGGTATTAAAGAAGAACAGAGATATATAAAGAGACAGAGACATATGCATATATccaaaagacagataataagccaagctaataaacatttatttatctttctgaaGAAGCATTATGTAGGAGTCAGGcactctaaaaaaaaatcttcactaTCTTAAACTTTAAAACTGAGGCCTATAAAGGCAAAGGCTTAGGGGCCTAAATGGGCTTAAAACCTCAGAGCCTGTATACTAACCTAATACACTACTaattctcaaccctggctacaTAGTAGAATCACTTAGGAGCTCTAAGACTActgtgtgtactttttttttttgtttagctttccaggtgattttgattaaaaaatacaaagttgaAAACCACTGTACTACACTATACTGCCTCTCTCTAGTTAGCAAATTTGGCGAACCGAAATATAATATTGGTGGTGGGGCCCCAAGGAGGTCAGCAAACGTTCTCTGTCAAGGGCCTAAGGTCTGTcacatatcttttttaaaaaattttacaaccctataaatatgtaaaaagtcaTATTTAGCCTACTGGCTGGTCAACCCCTGGTATAAAGGTAAGACACATATTTATTGTCTTCCCTAAAAGCAGCTCCCAAGAGTTACTACGTCatgaattttatttgctttcctttctgaGTAAGTCTGccatgattctttttcttttttttttgaggaagattagcgctgagctaacatctgctgcccatcttcctctatttttttttttttaatatgtgggatgcctgccatggcatggcttgataagtggtttgtatgtctgcacccgggatctgaaccagtgaaccccaggccgccaaagcagatcatgcgaacttaaccacttaaccgctgcgcctgccatgattcttttttaagaaagtttCCTACAAATGAGTTTGAGGACGAACCTgtaatatttgcataattttcattcattatgaATATGTGTACCTTCAGAGGAAAGGAATTCAGTCAAGTCAAAGAGTTTGTAAAGAAATCATGACCTGAAACCTCCCTCACCGTTTTAACATACACTTCCCTTAATATCAGGCAGATATTTGACCAATGAGGTAAATACAATTCTCAATTTTACAACACAGGAGTTTCCCTTTGTTTCGTAAAAAGTCAGTGACTGAGTTCTATGTAATTTGTATGCTGTCTGGAAAAAGGTTGGTCTAAATATGTAAGTCATTTTTTAGGTGTTACAAATGACTTCCTATAATAAAGCCTTAAGGGTCAGTTTACCTGTCTCATGAGTGTAGACTTGCCCCCCATATTTGGTCCAGTAACAAGCACACAGTAAGCTTtgccattttcctcctcttcttcctcacagCCTATTAGAATGTCATTAGGAATAAAGTCATCTCCAAAAAAAGTCTTCGTAATGCAGGGATGGCGTGATCCTTTAAGGTATAAGAAGGGAGGAGTGTCTTCTTCTGGCAGCAGAATCAGTGGACGACACATAGGTCCATCACCCCCTCGACTATAGTTAGCGAGGCACAATAAGACATCTGTTAAAGAGAAGATTAAAGTGAGGCCTCATCATTTTTGAGGTTTCTTGTTAAGCACAAAGACCCAACTTCTACAGAAAGTCTTCCAAAAATGCATTTTCAGTGGAGGTAGTGTGTTCTACTTGCTTTTTAGACATAGCAGCCTTTTCCTAACAGTAGGCACTCTTATTAGTGACATCATCATAACCAACTGCACAATACATAAAATGCtttaatgcattcattcatttactgaaaaTAAGTCATCAGAGTGTTTTACATGTTTTCATTATAGCACTTGtagtgaaaggagaaataactTTCAATTTCAGCCCAAGAATCTCTCCCCTCAAAGACTTAGCCCCCTAACATCTGGACCAGAAGAATGCTATGGGCAAGCTAAAAGATACAGCAGAAAGATGCTGTATTGATTAATCTCTCTTACTTGGTATAATCCTGGAGCTAACCCATCTTAGGAGAAGCAGAACATTCTAACGATAGGCACACTGATATAATACAATCCtaataagaacataaaatcaCCAATTTTGAACACCTAAGCTGAGGGAAGGATTTTAAATTACTCTCCTTACTGTTTGAAGCTGTATTGGTTTAAGGAATTAACATGGCACACTCAAACAGAAGGATGCTATTCTATTCTAGATAGCTGTGTTCAGATCAAAATAGTTCTGTTGTAAATTTGGGTAAACTACAGTcgctgtatttttaaaacacaaaaaaacaaactgagaGGCTCCAAATAAGTTGGccatgaaatttaaagaaaaaggaaattattgatGAAGCTCAAGGGGTTACCAAATTACAGACATAAATTAGGGCtcttagaaatcaattacaggcaAGTGTGACGATTTGggctaagagaaaaaagatgaaaatctttTGAAGTATACACGTAAAGAGATTCACTGAAATACAGCACTGTACTCAATAAAATGCAGAAAGAGTAAAAGAATGCAAAGATTACAATAAAAAGTAATGGGTCAAGGGATAGTTTTAAATTAGTGTGTAATGAAAAAATAGAAGCTTAAAAACAGTATTTATCAAATACTAAAAATTcaattgaaaaaaggaaatttaatctCAAACAAAATCTTACATCAATCTTTTGTTCAGTTATTCAAGACTGAAGAAAGGCCAGAGGGCTACTAATAATTAAGTTTCCAGTAAACAACTTAAATTGCTTATGGGAAACCTAGTCATTTTGCCTAGTGAGGAAACAAGTATGTATTTGTCAGGCTATATACCTTGTTACTTGTGTTTAGGGATATGCATCAATGGGAACTCTGCAATGGATTTAAATCTTAATGCACAACTGCGACAAAGGGCATTATAACCAAAGCCTTAGGTATAAGCTTGTTTAAAGTCTTACCTAACACTGCGATGCACTCTACAGCAGCCTGCCAGTCCTTgtaatttttatcaaagttataGAATAGTCGCCGCATGCAGTCTTTCAATGATACGTCTCTCCGTTCTTCAGCGTTTATCAGATTAGCCAACTTCTTCTCAATAGTTTTAGTCCAGTATCGTTTACAGCCCTTCTTCGTGGATTTCAACTCATACTCTTCTGGCAAATTACGAGTGATGAAATTCTCTGGAATTTCCAACTGGTAACGGTTCCTCCCAATCCCCCAGTAGACTATGGTCCTACAGCCAATTCTACTGCGCTGTTTCTCCAAGTATTCCaggaggctctgttcattttctcttatgTCAGCAAGAGCTTGGTCATAATCAGAGTCAAATCCTGCTTTGGGAGTAATCAGTCCAGTCCTTCGAGCCTTTTCATGGTCAAAGGCTGTGTCCCATCGATTCAGTTCTATAGTCAAATCAGGAAAACGGCCTTCAGGATTTTTTGTCTGCAGAGTTATGACCTGCTTAAGAATTTTAGACTTAAAGTCATCAACAACTTCTTCCATAATCCCTATAATTTTACATATTACTTTGAATCCttccagagcagaaagaaaatcaataatctTTTTTTTGCTGTATGTAGTTTCTTCATACATTATAGCCCTGCTatctgggtggttctggctcttCAGGGGAGACCCAACATTATGAATTTTACTGAGTAGCCTCTCAAGGTCTGGAAGCTTCTTTAGAAGGTCTACAACCTCAGAGATTTTATCAGGCACAACCATGAGGTCTTCTATGGCATCTAGACGATCATTGATAGCATAAGGGCTACAGAGTGGGGCACAAAGCCACTGCTTTAGGAGCCGCTTACCAAAGGGAGTATGGCAAGTATCAATCTTCTCCAGCAGTGTCCCTTCAGTAGAACCATTTGTTCCATtcagaaaaatctccaaattgTTTAATGTCACAGCATCTAGCACCATTCGCTGATTGGCTTTAGTAAAGACAGCACCAGGTCTTGTAGCACTGACCATGTCAGAATCCAAGGGAATATACTCTTCAAAGTTAGCCATTGATAAAAGCTCCTGATCAATAAGGCATTTTTTGAGGTAGAAGACACAACCACCTAGAGCAGAGAGGGCCAATTCACTCTTTTCTCCTGGTGTCAACCCAACAGAATCAGACTCTGAGGTCATATCTTTAAGCACCTGGGGTAACATCACTCCACTGTCCtcattcaacttttctgtaaaatatcCTTCTTCAAGGAGAGTTCTCAAAGTTTTGGCTGCATCCCAAAACTGGGAGCCTGGTATCAGACCTTCCTGAAGAGAAGAGGATAATGAACCCTTCAGAATCATCTTAGTTTCCATTGAGAGATTTCCCTTCTCAAACAAGACTTGCACTGGAGGATAGTGTGCCACAAGAGTCCTAAACCTGGAACAATGG
This genomic interval from Equus quagga isolate Etosha38 chromosome 5, UCLA_HA_Equagga_1.0, whole genome shotgun sequence contains the following:
- the MSH6 gene encoding DNA mismatch repair protein Msh6 isoform X2, translated to MRGGGSSFRAGSCDFSPGDLVWAKMEGYPWWPCLVYNHPFDGTFIREKGKSVRVHVQFFDDSPTRGWVSKRLLKPYTGSKSKEAQKGGHFYSAKPEILRAMQRADEALNKDKIKRLELAVCDEPSEPEEEEMEVGATYASDKSEEDNEIDSEEEVPPKVQGSRRSSRQIKKRRVISDSESDIGGSDVEFKPDAKEEGSSDEISSGVGDSDSEGLDSPVKVVPKRKRMVTGNGSLKKKTSRKEMPSATKRATSISSETKSTLSAFSAPQNSESQAHVSGGCDDGSRPTIWYHETLEWLKEEKRRDLHRRRRDHPDFDASTLYVPEDFLNSCTPGMRKWWQIKSQNFDLVIFYKVGKFYELYHMDALIGVSELGLVFMKGNWAHSGFPEIAFGRYSDSLVQKGYKVARVEQTETPEMMEARCRKMAHISKHDRVVRREICRVITKGTQTYSVLEGDPSENYSKYLLSLKEKDDDSSGHTRVYGVCFVDASLGKFFIGQFSDDRHCSRFRTLVAHYPPVQVLFEKGNLSMETKMILKGSLSSSLQEGLIPGSQFWDAAKTLRTLLEEGYFTEKLNEDSGVMLPQVLKDMTSESDSVGLTPGEKSELALSALGGCVFYLKKCLIDQELLSMANFEEYIPLDSDMVSATRPGAVFTKANQRMVLDAVTLNNLEIFLNGTNGSTEGTLLEKIDTCHTPFGKRLLKQWLCAPLCSPYAINDRLDAIEDLMVVPDKISEVVDLLKKLPDLERLLSKIHNVGSPLKSQNHPDSRAIMYEETTYSKKKIIDFLSALEGFKVICKIIGIMEEVVDDFKSKILKQVITLQTKNPEGRFPDLTIELNRWDTAFDHEKARRTGLITPKAGFDSDYDQALADIRENEQSLLEYLEKQRSRIGCRTIVYWGIGRNRYQLEIPENFITRNLPEEYELKSTKKGCKRYWTKTIEKKLANLINAEERRDVSLKDCMRRLFYNFDKNYKDWQAAVECIAVLDVLLCLANYSRGGDGPMCRPLILLPEEDTPPFLYLKGSRHPCITKTFFGDDFIPNDILIGCEEEEEENGKAYCVLVTGPNMGGKSTLMRQAGLLAVMAQMGCYVPAEVCRLTPIDRVFTRLGASDRIMSGESTFFVELSETASILTHATAHSLVLVDELGRGTATFDGTAIANAVVKELAENIKCRTLFSTHYHSLVEDYSQNVAVRLGHMACMVENECEDPSQETITFLYKFIKGACPKSYGFNAARLANIPEEVIQKGHRKAREFEKMTQSLRLFREVCLASERSSVDAEGVHKLLTLIQEL
- the MSH6 gene encoding DNA mismatch repair protein Msh6 isoform X1, yielding MSRQSTLYSFFPKSPALNNANKAPVRASGEGGAAAAATGASPSPGGDAAWSEAGPGPGPLAGSAAPPAARNLNGGLRRSAAAAVPASSCDFSPGDLVWAKMEGYPWWPCLVYNHPFDGTFIREKGKSVRVHVQFFDDSPTRGWVSKRLLKPYTGSKSKEAQKGGHFYSAKPEILRAMQRADEALNKDKIKRLELAVCDEPSEPEEEEMEVGATYASDKSEEDNEIDSEEEVPPKVQGSRRSSRQIKKRRVISDSESDIGGSDVEFKPDAKEEGSSDEISSGVGDSDSEGLDSPVKVVPKRKRMVTGNGSLKKKTSRKEMPSATKRATSISSETKSTLSAFSAPQNSESQAHVSGGCDDGSRPTIWYHETLEWLKEEKRRDLHRRRRDHPDFDASTLYVPEDFLNSCTPGMRKWWQIKSQNFDLVIFYKVGKFYELYHMDALIGVSELGLVFMKGNWAHSGFPEIAFGRYSDSLVQKGYKVARVEQTETPEMMEARCRKMAHISKHDRVVRREICRVITKGTQTYSVLEGDPSENYSKYLLSLKEKDDDSSGHTRVYGVCFVDASLGKFFIGQFSDDRHCSRFRTLVAHYPPVQVLFEKGNLSMETKMILKGSLSSSLQEGLIPGSQFWDAAKTLRTLLEEGYFTEKLNEDSGVMLPQVLKDMTSESDSVGLTPGEKSELALSALGGCVFYLKKCLIDQELLSMANFEEYIPLDSDMVSATRPGAVFTKANQRMVLDAVTLNNLEIFLNGTNGSTEGTLLEKIDTCHTPFGKRLLKQWLCAPLCSPYAINDRLDAIEDLMVVPDKISEVVDLLKKLPDLERLLSKIHNVGSPLKSQNHPDSRAIMYEETTYSKKKIIDFLSALEGFKVICKIIGIMEEVVDDFKSKILKQVITLQTKNPEGRFPDLTIELNRWDTAFDHEKARRTGLITPKAGFDSDYDQALADIRENEQSLLEYLEKQRSRIGCRTIVYWGIGRNRYQLEIPENFITRNLPEEYELKSTKKGCKRYWTKTIEKKLANLINAEERRDVSLKDCMRRLFYNFDKNYKDWQAAVECIAVLDVLLCLANYSRGGDGPMCRPLILLPEEDTPPFLYLKGSRHPCITKTFFGDDFIPNDILIGCEEEEEENGKAYCVLVTGPNMGGKSTLMRQAGLLAVMAQMGCYVPAEVCRLTPIDRVFTRLGASDRIMSGESTFFVELSETASILTHATAHSLVLVDELGRGTATFDGTAIANAVVKELAENIKCRTLFSTHYHSLVEDYSQNVAVRLGHMACMVENECEDPSQETITFLYKFIKGACPKSYGFNAARLANIPEEVIQKGHRKAREFEKMTQSLRLFREVCLASERSSVDAEGVHKLLTLIQEL